One genomic window of uncultured Erythrobacter sp. includes the following:
- a CDS encoding N-6 DNA methylase codes for MFENAFNNIDRALRNDEGLASELDYAEQTSWLLFLKYLADLEQEREDEAALEGKDYQPILDPQHRWASWAAPKDEQGEPDHNAAQTGQDLIDFVNGKLFPYLKTFQAEGTDADTLEYKIGQIFAEITNRFRSGYSLREVIDIVDTLDFGSTQAKHELSDLYEVRIKRMGNAGRNGGEYYTPRALIRAMIKVVDPKIGESIYDGACGSAGFLCEAWDMMRRDDLSSAEWDTLQRKTFYGQEKKSLAYVLGVMNMILHGIETPAVRHTNTLAENVLDIQEADRHDIVLANPPFGGGERKEVQQNFPIKSGETAYLFLQHFIRKLKAGGRGAVVIKNTFLSNTDNASVELRKELLASCNLHTVLDCPGGTFQGAGVKTVVLFFEKGAPTRKVWYYQLDPGRSLGKTNPLNDDDLAEFVALQPNKADSEKSWSVAVEALDQDTFDLSVRNPNAPEEAPLREPAEIIEAMLARDAETAQILEDIRGML; via the coding sequence AATTGGACTATGCCGAGCAGACAAGCTGGCTGCTATTCCTGAAATACCTTGCCGATCTGGAGCAGGAGCGGGAGGACGAGGCCGCGCTTGAGGGTAAGGATTACCAGCCGATCCTCGATCCCCAACATCGTTGGGCAAGCTGGGCCGCGCCTAAGGATGAGCAAGGCGAGCCAGATCACAACGCTGCGCAGACCGGGCAAGACCTGATCGATTTCGTCAACGGCAAGCTGTTTCCGTATCTGAAGACCTTTCAGGCTGAGGGCACCGATGCCGATACGCTCGAATACAAGATCGGGCAGATATTCGCGGAGATCACCAACCGCTTCCGATCAGGCTATTCGCTCAGGGAAGTGATCGACATCGTCGATACGCTCGATTTCGGCAGCACACAGGCCAAGCACGAGCTTTCCGATCTCTATGAAGTCCGCATCAAGCGCATGGGCAATGCGGGGCGCAATGGCGGGGAGTATTACACGCCGCGCGCGCTGATCCGGGCGATGATCAAGGTGGTCGATCCCAAGATTGGCGAGAGCATCTATGATGGCGCTTGCGGGTCGGCTGGCTTCCTGTGCGAAGCGTGGGACATGATGCGGCGCGATGATCTGTCGTCTGCCGAATGGGACACGCTCCAGCGCAAGACGTTTTACGGGCAGGAGAAGAAGTCGCTCGCCTATGTGCTGGGCGTGATGAATATGATCCTGCACGGGATCGAAACGCCAGCCGTGCGGCACACCAATACGCTCGCGGAAAACGTGTTGGATATTCAGGAGGCTGACCGGCACGATATTGTTCTGGCCAATCCCCCCTTTGGCGGGGGCGAGCGCAAGGAAGTGCAGCAAAACTTCCCGATCAAATCGGGCGAGACCGCCTATCTGTTCCTGCAGCATTTCATCCGCAAGCTTAAAGCAGGCGGACGCGGGGCGGTGGTTATCAAGAACACCTTCCTGAGCAACACCGACAACGCCAGCGTCGAACTGCGCAAGGAATTGCTGGCGAGCTGTAATCTGCACACCGTGCTCGATTGTCCCGGCGGCACGTTTCAGGGTGCTGGGGTGAAGACGGTGGTGCTGTTTTTCGAGAAAGGCGCGCCCACGCGAAAGGTCTGGTATTACCAGCTCGATCCGGGGCGCTCGCTGGGCAAGACCAATCCGCTGAATGATGACGATCTGGCCGAGTTTGTCGCGCTCCAGCCGAACAAGGCGGATAGCGAGAAAAGCTGGAGCGTTGCAGTCGAGGCGCTGGATCAAGACACCTTCGACCTGTCGGTTCGCAATCCGAATGCGCCGGAGGAAGCGCCCTTGCGTGAACCGGCGGAGATTATCGAGGCGATGCTGGCGCGCGATGCCGAGACCGCGCAGATACTCGAAGATATTCGGGGGATGCTGTGA